The Sesamum indicum cultivar Zhongzhi No. 13 linkage group LG1, S_indicum_v1.0, whole genome shotgun sequence genome includes a window with the following:
- the LOC105156153 gene encoding U-box domain-containing protein 35-like isoform X3: MSRPETCIIVDNGGAPEANNESFEDLFTQFRAYGARKGIIMQPVVLEGTDVHSTLIDYISSHHISNIVLGASSRSPITRMFWTHDVPTMINKAAPDFCSVYVISRGKTQSVRPAAQPAAGSTPPRPQSPLGSPRTPVKCSSEAIKPERTLSNGSMRHHHEISSSLSKKPSANPSWWSSRNSSSLEVSSRGSILHSSSWKSRDNDVAEPDEISHGSTGIANGQMLGKSTGETADHEENSSPPQINELEKLKLEVRQTMNMYNTACKEAVSLKHQADELHEMNKLDDIHGLQQARTAEEAALALLEVEKAKCRAAIEAAEKAQELAKRETQRRKQAELRAKREAKEKSRALTILSNNDVRYRRYTIEEIEAATNKFSRSFKIGEGGYGPVFKGKLDHTRVAVKVLRPDATQGRKQFQQEVEVLSFMRHPNMVLLMGACPEYGILVYEYMNNGSLEDRLFRKGNTPPIPWSIRFKIAADIATGLLFLHQAKPEPLVHRDLKPANILLDRNYTCKISDVGLARLVPPSVADSVTQYHMTSAAGTFCYIDPEYQQTGKLGTKSDIYSLGVMLLQIITARPPMGLTHQVEKAIEKGTFVDFLDPSVPDWPIEETLGYANMALKCAELRKKDRPDLAKDILPQLNRLKKLGTEHVLSHKKSSRRSSPHPSFG, translated from the exons ATGTCAAGACCAGAAACTTGCATAATCGTAG ACAATGGTGGTGCCCCGGAGGCAAATAATGAATCGTTTGAGGATCTTTTCACGCAGTTTCGTGCTTACGGTGCACGTAAAGGG ATAATAATGCAGCCTGTTGTCCTAGAAGGGACAGATGTTCATAGCACACTTATAGACTACATCAGCAGCCACCATATCAGTAATATAGTTCTTGGAGCCTCATCAAGAAGTCCCATTACTCG GATGTTCTGGACTCATGATGTCCCAACCATGATAAACAAGGCCGCACCCGATTTCTGTAgcgtttatgtaatttcaagGGGAAAGACACAATCTGTGCGACCGGCAGCCCAGCCAGCAGCAGGTTCAACTCCTCCTAGGCCGCAGTCTCCACTTGGGTCCCCGAGGACGCCTGTCAAATGCAGTTCTGAGGCGATCAAGCCCGAGAGGACTTTAAGCAATGGATCGATGCGCCATCATCATGAGATTTCTAGTAGTTTGTCTAAAAAACCATCAGCTAATCCCAGTTGGTGGTCATCAAGAAATTCATCTAGTCTCGAGGTTTCCAGTAGAGGATCTATACTGCATTCATCCAGTTGGAAATCCAGGGACAATGATGTAGCAGAACCTGATGAAATCAGTCATGGATCAACGGGTATTGCAAATGGGCAGATGTTAGGTAAGTCCACGGGAGAAACAGCTGATCATGAGGAGAACTCATCGCCTCCA CAGATTAATGAACTTGAAAAGCTAAAGCTAGAGGTGAGGCAAACCATGAATATGTACAATACAGCTTGCAAAGAAGCAGTTTCATTAAAACATCAG GCTGATGAACTTCATGAGATGAATAAGCTGGACGATATACATGGATTACAGCAGGCGCGGACTGCTGAAGAGGCAGCCCTTGCACTTTTAGAAGTGGAGAAAGCGAAATGCAGGGCTGCCATTGAAGCAGCAGAGAAAGCACAGGAACTTGCAAAGAGGGAAACACAGAGAAGAAAGCAAGCAGAGCTGAGAGCCAAGCGCGAGGCCAAAGAAAAGAGTCGAGCTCTTACTATCTTGTCAAACAACGATGTCCGTTACAGGAGATACACTATTGAGGAGATTGAAGCTGCAACGAATAAATTCTCGAGGTCCTTCAAAATCGGTGAAGGTGGTTACGGCCCTGTTTTCAAAGGAAAACTTGATCACACAAGAGTAGCTGTAAAAGTTCTCAGACCTGATGCTACACAAGGGAGAAAACAGTTCCAACAAGAG GTTGAAGTCCTAAGCTTCATGAGACATCCAAACATGGTCCTCCTCATGGGAGCCTGTCCCGAGTATGGGATCTTGGTTTATGAATACATGAACAACGGGAGCCTTGAAGATCGTTTGTTTCGAAAAGGGAACACCCCTCCAATCCCATGGAGCATCCGTTTCAAGATTGCGGCTGATATAGCAACGGGACTCTTGTTTCTCCACCAGGCCAAGCCTGAACCACTTGTGCACCGGGACCTAAAGCCTGCCAACATCCTGTTAGACCGTAACTACACGTGCAAGATAAGTGATGTTGGCTTAGCTCGATTAGTTCCACCCTCAGTTGCAGATAGTGTCACTCAGTATCACATGACGTCTGCTGCAGGCACGTTCTGTTACATAGATCCGGAGTATCAGCAAACGGGCAAGTTAGGGACTAAATCTGATATATACTCGTTGGGGGTGATGTTGCTACAAATTATTACAGCTAGGCCACCAATGGGACTTACTCACCAAGTCGAGAAGGCCATAGAGAAAGGGACGTTTGTGGATTTTCTTGATCCAAGTGTGCCCGATTGGCCCATTGAAGAGACCCTTGGCTACGCGAACATGGCCCTGAAATGTGCTGAGTTGAGAAAGAAAGACAGGCCGGATCTCGCTAAAGACATACTTCCACAGCTTAACAGGCTTAAAAAACTCGGTACCGAACATGTATTAAGCCATAAGAAGTCTTCTCGTAGATCAAGTCCTCATCCAAGTTTCGGCTAG
- the LOC105156153 gene encoding U-box domain-containing protein 52-like isoform X2, translated as MESHMPHEGSATAVAVDRDKHSATAVRWAIDNLLVTNTTLNLLHVKTRNLHNHNGGAPEANNESFEDLFTQFRAYGARKGIIMQPVVLEGTDVHSTLIDYISSHHISNIVLGASSRSPITRMFWTHDVPTMINKAAPDFCSVYVISRGKTQSVRPAAQPAAGSTPPRPQSPLGSPRTPVKCSSEAIKPERTLSNGSMRHHHEISSSLSKKPSANPSWWSSRNSSSLEVSSRGSILHSSSWKSRDNDVAEPDEISHGSTGIANGQMLGKSTGETADHEENSSPPINELEKLKLEVRQTMNMYNTACKEAVSLKHQADELHEMNKLDDIHGLQQARTAEEAALALLEVEKAKCRAAIEAAEKAQELAKRETQRRKQAELRAKREAKEKSRALTILSNNDVRYRRYTIEEIEAATNKFSRSFKIGEGGYGPVFKGKLDHTRVAVKVLRPDATQGRKQFQQEVEVLSFMRHPNMVLLMGACPEYGILVYEYMNNGSLEDRLFRKGNTPPIPWSIRFKIAADIATGLLFLHQAKPEPLVHRDLKPANILLDRNYTCKISDVGLARLVPPSVADSVTQYHMTSAAGTFCYIDPEYQQTGKLGTKSDIYSLGVMLLQIITARPPMGLTHQVEKAIEKGTFVDFLDPSVPDWPIEETLGYANMALKCAELRKKDRPDLAKDILPQLNRLKKLGTEHVLSHKKSSRRSSPHPSFG; from the exons atggaaTCCCATATGCCACACGAAGGCAGCGCCACAGCCGTGGCTGTCGATAGGGACAAGCACAGCGCAACGGCCGTTAGATGGGCGATCGATAATCTGCTTGTGACCAATACGACTCTCAATTTGCTCCATGTCAAGACCAGAAACTTGCATAATC ACAATGGTGGTGCCCCGGAGGCAAATAATGAATCGTTTGAGGATCTTTTCACGCAGTTTCGTGCTTACGGTGCACGTAAAGGG ATAATAATGCAGCCTGTTGTCCTAGAAGGGACAGATGTTCATAGCACACTTATAGACTACATCAGCAGCCACCATATCAGTAATATAGTTCTTGGAGCCTCATCAAGAAGTCCCATTACTCG GATGTTCTGGACTCATGATGTCCCAACCATGATAAACAAGGCCGCACCCGATTTCTGTAgcgtttatgtaatttcaagGGGAAAGACACAATCTGTGCGACCGGCAGCCCAGCCAGCAGCAGGTTCAACTCCTCCTAGGCCGCAGTCTCCACTTGGGTCCCCGAGGACGCCTGTCAAATGCAGTTCTGAGGCGATCAAGCCCGAGAGGACTTTAAGCAATGGATCGATGCGCCATCATCATGAGATTTCTAGTAGTTTGTCTAAAAAACCATCAGCTAATCCCAGTTGGTGGTCATCAAGAAATTCATCTAGTCTCGAGGTTTCCAGTAGAGGATCTATACTGCATTCATCCAGTTGGAAATCCAGGGACAATGATGTAGCAGAACCTGATGAAATCAGTCATGGATCAACGGGTATTGCAAATGGGCAGATGTTAGGTAAGTCCACGGGAGAAACAGCTGATCATGAGGAGAACTCATCGCCTCCA ATTAATGAACTTGAAAAGCTAAAGCTAGAGGTGAGGCAAACCATGAATATGTACAATACAGCTTGCAAAGAAGCAGTTTCATTAAAACATCAG GCTGATGAACTTCATGAGATGAATAAGCTGGACGATATACATGGATTACAGCAGGCGCGGACTGCTGAAGAGGCAGCCCTTGCACTTTTAGAAGTGGAGAAAGCGAAATGCAGGGCTGCCATTGAAGCAGCAGAGAAAGCACAGGAACTTGCAAAGAGGGAAACACAGAGAAGAAAGCAAGCAGAGCTGAGAGCCAAGCGCGAGGCCAAAGAAAAGAGTCGAGCTCTTACTATCTTGTCAAACAACGATGTCCGTTACAGGAGATACACTATTGAGGAGATTGAAGCTGCAACGAATAAATTCTCGAGGTCCTTCAAAATCGGTGAAGGTGGTTACGGCCCTGTTTTCAAAGGAAAACTTGATCACACAAGAGTAGCTGTAAAAGTTCTCAGACCTGATGCTACACAAGGGAGAAAACAGTTCCAACAAGAG GTTGAAGTCCTAAGCTTCATGAGACATCCAAACATGGTCCTCCTCATGGGAGCCTGTCCCGAGTATGGGATCTTGGTTTATGAATACATGAACAACGGGAGCCTTGAAGATCGTTTGTTTCGAAAAGGGAACACCCCTCCAATCCCATGGAGCATCCGTTTCAAGATTGCGGCTGATATAGCAACGGGACTCTTGTTTCTCCACCAGGCCAAGCCTGAACCACTTGTGCACCGGGACCTAAAGCCTGCCAACATCCTGTTAGACCGTAACTACACGTGCAAGATAAGTGATGTTGGCTTAGCTCGATTAGTTCCACCCTCAGTTGCAGATAGTGTCACTCAGTATCACATGACGTCTGCTGCAGGCACGTTCTGTTACATAGATCCGGAGTATCAGCAAACGGGCAAGTTAGGGACTAAATCTGATATATACTCGTTGGGGGTGATGTTGCTACAAATTATTACAGCTAGGCCACCAATGGGACTTACTCACCAAGTCGAGAAGGCCATAGAGAAAGGGACGTTTGTGGATTTTCTTGATCCAAGTGTGCCCGATTGGCCCATTGAAGAGACCCTTGGCTACGCGAACATGGCCCTGAAATGTGCTGAGTTGAGAAAGAAAGACAGGCCGGATCTCGCTAAAGACATACTTCCACAGCTTAACAGGCTTAAAAAACTCGGTACCGAACATGTATTAAGCCATAAGAAGTCTTCTCGTAGATCAAGTCCTCATCCAAGTTTCGGCTAG
- the LOC105156153 gene encoding U-box domain-containing protein 52-like isoform X1, with the protein MESHMPHEGSATAVAVDRDKHSATAVRWAIDNLLVTNTTLNLLHVKTRNLHNHNGGAPEANNESFEDLFTQFRAYGARKGIIMQPVVLEGTDVHSTLIDYISSHHISNIVLGASSRSPITRMFWTHDVPTMINKAAPDFCSVYVISRGKTQSVRPAAQPAAGSTPPRPQSPLGSPRTPVKCSSEAIKPERTLSNGSMRHHHEISSSLSKKPSANPSWWSSRNSSSLEVSSRGSILHSSSWKSRDNDVAEPDEISHGSTGIANGQMLGKSTGETADHEENSSPPQINELEKLKLEVRQTMNMYNTACKEAVSLKHQADELHEMNKLDDIHGLQQARTAEEAALALLEVEKAKCRAAIEAAEKAQELAKRETQRRKQAELRAKREAKEKSRALTILSNNDVRYRRYTIEEIEAATNKFSRSFKIGEGGYGPVFKGKLDHTRVAVKVLRPDATQGRKQFQQEVEVLSFMRHPNMVLLMGACPEYGILVYEYMNNGSLEDRLFRKGNTPPIPWSIRFKIAADIATGLLFLHQAKPEPLVHRDLKPANILLDRNYTCKISDVGLARLVPPSVADSVTQYHMTSAAGTFCYIDPEYQQTGKLGTKSDIYSLGVMLLQIITARPPMGLTHQVEKAIEKGTFVDFLDPSVPDWPIEETLGYANMALKCAELRKKDRPDLAKDILPQLNRLKKLGTEHVLSHKKSSRRSSPHPSFG; encoded by the exons atggaaTCCCATATGCCACACGAAGGCAGCGCCACAGCCGTGGCTGTCGATAGGGACAAGCACAGCGCAACGGCCGTTAGATGGGCGATCGATAATCTGCTTGTGACCAATACGACTCTCAATTTGCTCCATGTCAAGACCAGAAACTTGCATAATC ACAATGGTGGTGCCCCGGAGGCAAATAATGAATCGTTTGAGGATCTTTTCACGCAGTTTCGTGCTTACGGTGCACGTAAAGGG ATAATAATGCAGCCTGTTGTCCTAGAAGGGACAGATGTTCATAGCACACTTATAGACTACATCAGCAGCCACCATATCAGTAATATAGTTCTTGGAGCCTCATCAAGAAGTCCCATTACTCG GATGTTCTGGACTCATGATGTCCCAACCATGATAAACAAGGCCGCACCCGATTTCTGTAgcgtttatgtaatttcaagGGGAAAGACACAATCTGTGCGACCGGCAGCCCAGCCAGCAGCAGGTTCAACTCCTCCTAGGCCGCAGTCTCCACTTGGGTCCCCGAGGACGCCTGTCAAATGCAGTTCTGAGGCGATCAAGCCCGAGAGGACTTTAAGCAATGGATCGATGCGCCATCATCATGAGATTTCTAGTAGTTTGTCTAAAAAACCATCAGCTAATCCCAGTTGGTGGTCATCAAGAAATTCATCTAGTCTCGAGGTTTCCAGTAGAGGATCTATACTGCATTCATCCAGTTGGAAATCCAGGGACAATGATGTAGCAGAACCTGATGAAATCAGTCATGGATCAACGGGTATTGCAAATGGGCAGATGTTAGGTAAGTCCACGGGAGAAACAGCTGATCATGAGGAGAACTCATCGCCTCCA CAGATTAATGAACTTGAAAAGCTAAAGCTAGAGGTGAGGCAAACCATGAATATGTACAATACAGCTTGCAAAGAAGCAGTTTCATTAAAACATCAG GCTGATGAACTTCATGAGATGAATAAGCTGGACGATATACATGGATTACAGCAGGCGCGGACTGCTGAAGAGGCAGCCCTTGCACTTTTAGAAGTGGAGAAAGCGAAATGCAGGGCTGCCATTGAAGCAGCAGAGAAAGCACAGGAACTTGCAAAGAGGGAAACACAGAGAAGAAAGCAAGCAGAGCTGAGAGCCAAGCGCGAGGCCAAAGAAAAGAGTCGAGCTCTTACTATCTTGTCAAACAACGATGTCCGTTACAGGAGATACACTATTGAGGAGATTGAAGCTGCAACGAATAAATTCTCGAGGTCCTTCAAAATCGGTGAAGGTGGTTACGGCCCTGTTTTCAAAGGAAAACTTGATCACACAAGAGTAGCTGTAAAAGTTCTCAGACCTGATGCTACACAAGGGAGAAAACAGTTCCAACAAGAG GTTGAAGTCCTAAGCTTCATGAGACATCCAAACATGGTCCTCCTCATGGGAGCCTGTCCCGAGTATGGGATCTTGGTTTATGAATACATGAACAACGGGAGCCTTGAAGATCGTTTGTTTCGAAAAGGGAACACCCCTCCAATCCCATGGAGCATCCGTTTCAAGATTGCGGCTGATATAGCAACGGGACTCTTGTTTCTCCACCAGGCCAAGCCTGAACCACTTGTGCACCGGGACCTAAAGCCTGCCAACATCCTGTTAGACCGTAACTACACGTGCAAGATAAGTGATGTTGGCTTAGCTCGATTAGTTCCACCCTCAGTTGCAGATAGTGTCACTCAGTATCACATGACGTCTGCTGCAGGCACGTTCTGTTACATAGATCCGGAGTATCAGCAAACGGGCAAGTTAGGGACTAAATCTGATATATACTCGTTGGGGGTGATGTTGCTACAAATTATTACAGCTAGGCCACCAATGGGACTTACTCACCAAGTCGAGAAGGCCATAGAGAAAGGGACGTTTGTGGATTTTCTTGATCCAAGTGTGCCCGATTGGCCCATTGAAGAGACCCTTGGCTACGCGAACATGGCCCTGAAATGTGCTGAGTTGAGAAAGAAAGACAGGCCGGATCTCGCTAAAGACATACTTCCACAGCTTAACAGGCTTAAAAAACTCGGTACCGAACATGTATTAAGCCATAAGAAGTCTTCTCGTAGATCAAGTCCTCATCCAAGTTTCGGCTAG
- the LOC105178486 gene encoding protein ALP1-like — MNENKQQQRKRIRKENTIDSVKMDEKQVKVKGLNESITTLVLLEDQEKNDLEELEKENQEEMIQFEENHSNRKREMMDYYSKLQGFHKDGERAEGTRRRKAKSNAFAATEAAAMAIGAATAEDSISDDKIAGGMNDKAPAAAGPQRRLWVKNRSKDWWDQCNSPDFPEEEFKKAFRMGKDTFDLICIELSSVVAKENTMLRDAVPVRQRVAVCIWRLATGEPLRLVSKKFGLGISTCHKLVLEVCSAIRNVLMPKYLRWPDEESLKRIKDEFKSISGIPNVVGSXXXIIAPKNSVAAYFNRRHTERNQKTSYSITVQGVVDPRGVFTDVCIGYPGSMPDDQVLEKSTLFQRANAGFYNGVWIVGSSGYPLMDWVLVPYTHQHLTWTQHAFNEKIGEIQGAAKESFARLKTRWGCLQRRTEVKLQDLPMVLGACCVLHNICETRNEDLDASMKFELIDDEMVPEVGLRSANAMKARDTIAHNLLHHNHAGTSFLT; from the coding sequence ATGAATGAGAACAAGCAGCAGCAGAGGAAGCGAATacgaaaagaaaatacaattgATAGTGTTAAAATGGATGAAAAGCAAGTGAAGGTTAAAGGGTTGAACGAGAGCATAACTACTTTAGTTTTGCTGGAGGATCAAGAAAAGAACGATCTTGAAGAGCTGGAGAAGGAGAATCAAGAAGAAATGAttcaatttgaagaaaatcacAGCAACAGAAAGCGCGAGATGATGGATTATTACTCCAAGCTTCAGGGTTTTCATAAAGATGGGGAAAGGGCTGAAGGCACTCGGAGAAGAAAAGCAAAGTCGAATGCTTTTGCTGCCACAGAAGCTGCTGCGATGGCCATTGGTGCTGCAACCGCGGAGGATTCTATTTCTGATGATAAAATCGCCGGTGGCATGAATGATAAAGCTCCGGCTGCAGCAGGGCCTCAAAGGCGACTGTGGGTTAAGAATAGGTCCAAAGATTGGTGGGATCAATGTAATAGTCCTGATTTTCCGGAGGAAGAATTCAAGAAGGCGTTTAGAATGGGGAAGGATACATTTGACTTGATTTGTATTGAGTTGAGCTCTGTTGTTGCTAAGGAAAATACTATGTTGAGGGATGCAGTCCCTGTTAGACAACGCGTTGCGGTGTGCATATGGCGGTTGGCCACCGGAGAGCCACTTAGGCTTGTATCGAAGAAGTTTGGTTTGGGAATATCAACATGTCATAAGCTCGTACTCGAGGTTTGCTCAGCAATAAGGAATGTTTTGATGCCAAAATATCTTAGATGGCCAGATGAGGAGTCTTTGAAAAGAATTAAGGATGAATTCAAGTCGATTTCTGGGATACCTAACGTGGTTGGATCNNNNNNNNNNATCATCGCTCCAAAGAATAGTGTGGCAGCTTATTTTAATAGGCGGCATACTGAGAGGAATCAGAAGACGTCATATTCGATCACTGTTCAGGGTGTTGTTGATCCAAGGGGAGTTTTTACTGATGTATGCATTGGCTACCCTGGTTCAATGCCCGACGATCAGGTGTTGGAGAAGTCCACGCTTTTCCAACGGGCAAATGCAGGTTTCTACAACGGTGTTTGGATCGTTGGGAGTTCTGGATACCCTTTGATGGATTGGGTATTAGTCCCTTACACACACCAACATTTGACTTGGACTCAGCATGCTTTTAATGAGAAAATTGGGGAAATTCAGGGAGCTGCTAAAGAGTCATTTGCAAGATTGAAAACGAGGTGGGGTTGTTTGCAGAGAAGGACTGAAGTGAAGCTTCAAGATTTGCCTATGGTGCTCGGGGCTTGCTGTGTGTTGCATAACATATGTGAAACGAGGAATGAGGATTTGGATGCATCAATGAAGTTTGAGCTCATTGATGATGAAATGGTTCCTGAGGTTGGATTGAGGTCAGCTAACGCGATGAAGGCCAGAGATACAATCGCGCACAATCTTTTGCATCATAACCACGCCGGCACCTCATTTCTCACATAG
- the LOC105156135 gene encoding uncharacterized protein LOC105156135: MTDSASMEADQYEKEVLYLHPSDNSSFVLASSPLNGSNYLTWSRALYVALGCKMKLCFIDGSFPRPTVGSPLFEQWRRADLMVTSWLWNSISKEIVEGFMYVTSSRELWLEIEPRYGRSSEPMIYQIQREISTISQGDMTLTCYLTRVKKLWNELFCLAPSPKCTCGGCTCGINKAVGERHTATQLMQFLMGLHENFDKEKSQLLMMDPLPDIERAFSMLFAVEQQCSVQVQLADCTNNAAYQFSLKENKKDSSNKQSQKRRPFLDKRSMMCTHCHKSGHLRDTCFQLHGTPEWYKALNDKKKQYGTNYNLVANIETKRAGTGEVSTSNSEPKAKVADLVAELLKLMRSKEPPSDPISNYANYVNYEEQFAGNASCSSALNLGEWIIDTGTTNHVCAHLSYFVSYSVPSHTQVIHLPDGTIKTVTYIGIVKITDKLVLSSVLYIPDFSVNLISVSQLCRNSSYSFSFTYSSCILQDQVSKEVVAKEILTKNLYIVQSLICKAHAHSIVPTPISCSAITDCNNSLWHKRMGHASMIAIKHIPDCKFVDDSFETKCDICPKAK; this comes from the coding sequence ATGACGGATTCGGCTTCGATGGAAGCGGATCAATACGAGAAGGAGGTGCTTTATTTGCATCCTTCAGATAATTCCAGCTTTGTGCTGGCATCTTCACCGCTGAACGGAtctaattatttgacttgGAGTAGAGCACTATATGTTGCTCTAGGATGCAAGATGAAACTTTGTTTCATAGACGGATCATTTCCTCGACCGACAGTAGGCTCTCCCTTGTTTGAGCAGTGGCGACGAGCGGATCTTATGGTCACTTCGTGGCTATGGAATTCGATTTCAAAGGAGATAGTCGAAGGATTTATGTATGTGACCTCTTCACGAGAATTATGGCTTGAAATTGAACCCAGATACGGACGTAGTAGCGAACCTATGATTTATCAGATACAGAGAGAAATCTCCACAATCTCACAGGGGGATATGACATTAACTTGCTACCTAACAAGGGTGAAAAAGCTGTGGAACGAGCTATTTTGTCTAGCTCCCTCACCTAAATGTACTTGTGGAGGCTGTACGTGTGGGATCAACAAGGCTGTTGGTGAGAGGCACACAGCAACGCAACTGATGCAGTTCCTCATGGGTCTCCATGAGAACTTTGACAAAGAGAAGAGCCAGCTTCTAATGATGGATCCTTTGCCTGATATCGAGAGGGCATTTTCTATGCTTTTTGCTGTAGAACAGCAATGTAGCGTGCAGGTTCAACTTGCTGATTGCACGAATAATGCAGCGTATCAGTTTtctttgaaagaaaataagaaagacTCCTCAAACAAACAGTCGCAGAAGCGAAGGCCTTTTTTGGATAAGCGCAGTATGATGTGTACCCATTGTCACAAGTCTGGGCACTTGAGGGATACGTGTTTTCAACTCCACGGTACGCCAGAATGGTACAAGGCGTTGAATGACAAGAAAAAGCAGTATGGGACAAATTACAACCTTGTTGCAAACATAGAAACAAAGAGAGCAGGCACTGGAGAGGTTTCAACATCAAATTCTGAACCTAAAGCTAAAGTTGCTGATTTGGTAGCAGAATTATTGAAGCTAATGAGGAGTAAGGAACCACCTTCAGATCCTATTTCGAACTACGCGAACTATGTTAACTATGAAGAACAGTTCGCAGGTAATGCTTCTTGTTCTTCTGCTTTGAATTTGGGTGAATGGATAATTGACACAGGAACTACGAATCATGTGTGTGCTCATTTATCTTACTTTGTTTCCTACTCTGTTCCATCACATACACAAGTCATTCATCTACCTGATGGCACAATCAAGACTGTTACTTACATTGGTATAGTGAAAATTACTGATAAGCTTGTTCTTAGTTCGGTTCTTTACATACCAGATTTTTCGGTTAATCTCATATCTGTTAGCCAGCTTTGCAGAAATAGTTcctactctttttctttcaccTACTCAAGCTGCATCTTGCAGGACCAGGTCTCTAAGGAGGTCGTGGCAAAGGAGATACTAACTAAAAATCTTTACATTGTGCAATCCCTTATTTGTAAAGCTCATGCTCATTCCATTGTACCCACTCCCATTTCCTGTTCTGCTATTACTGACTGTAACAACTCATTGTGGCATAAAAGAATGGGGCACGCCTCAATGATAGCTATTAAACATATTCCAgattgtaaatttgttgatgaCTCTTTTGAGACAAAATGCGACATATGTCCTAAAGCTAAATAA
- the LOC105156143 gene encoding formin-like protein 20, whose protein sequence is MSQNFHALFKENQMKNSRILALMPRTWMLFLFILFASSRSEGQTQTGLPPAGLLCISDCETCPVICSPPPPPTPKSPPTPPVHHPSPPLPYYFDSPAPSSPPPPHPLPPPPSYVSWGGSANPPPPPPPPSNTTKGGGAPPPPSVYVYNPGTIMPPGMGQRNYSYPYYYFYASKAVSSLPLLDQGLILLMLFIFLQVLY, encoded by the coding sequence ATGAgtcaaaattttcatgcactttttaaagaaaaccaaatgaaaaattcaCGAATTCTTGCACTCATGCCAAGAACATGGATGCTATTCCTCTTTATCCTGTTCGCATCTTCAAGATCTGAAGGCCAAACACAAACAGGCCTCCCACCAGCAGGTTTGCTTTGTATTAGCGACTGCGAGACCTGCCCCGTCATATGctcacctccaccaccacctaCTCCAAAGTCGCCCCCAACACCACCGGTGCACCACCCCTCCCCGCCGCTACCATACTACTTTGATTCTCCCGCGCCATCCTCTCCTCCGCCGCCCCATCCTCTGCCTCCACCACCCTCGTATGTTTCATGGGGCGGCAGCGCCAAccctccacctccacctccaccaccgTCGAACACAACGAAGGGCGGCGGCGCTCCTCCACCTCCTTCAGTTTACGTGTACAATCCCGGCACCATAATGCCACCAGGCATGGGGCAGCGGAATTACTCCTATCCTTACTATTATTTCTATGCTTCTAAAGCTGTTTcttctcttcctcttcttgaTCAGGGTTTGATTCTTTTGATGCTCTTCATATTCTTACAAGTTTTGTACTAA